The nucleotide window TGCCACCTATACACAACGACGGGTATCAATGGACTGTCTAATCTCATACCAGCGTAACTACTACTCTGTTCCCTGGGAACTGGCTGGAAGAGATATAATCGTCAGAATCGAACAAAATCAGCTGGAAGTTATCTTTAACGGTAAAATTTATACCCGTTATCAATTAGCCAAAGGTCAATACCAGCGGATAATTAATCGAGAACATTACCAGGGAATAAAGAAAGTAAAAAGCTGCCAACTGATAAAATCACTTATCCTTACCTCCACCTCACCTTTAGTCCAGATCAGATCCCTTGCCGAATATGAAAGTTTGATCGGGTGAGGTGAGATAAATGTGGGAAGCGATAGATGTAGAAAACCAACTAAATGAACTAAAATTACCAATAGCAGCAGATGCCCTTAAATACAAACTCGATCAAGCCGCTAAAAACAACTCAACATACCTGGAATTCCTGGGCAGCTTATTGGATGAAGAAATAAACGCTCGCAGAGAAAGAGCATTTAAAACAAGAAGCCAATTGGCCAACCTGCCGTTTCATAAAACCCTGGCAAACTTCGACTTCAGCTTTCAACCATCAATAAATGAACGACAGATTCGAGAACTGGCCAATCTCAATTTTCTTACTGAAGCCACCAATATCTTGCTATTGGGACCGCCGGGCGTCGGGAATTATGCAAAGTAATTGCTTATGTCAAGTCGAGTGCAAAAATAATTGAAAAAGCTCAATTCATGATAGAAATACTATCCATAATCCTTCAAGATGAAAGTGATGCTGAAGCATCCATCATATTGAAGGAGGGATTGTATGAACCCGAAAGTCCCCATCAGAAAACTAGTTGCAGAAGTACTGGCAGAGCTAGAACGATTAAACTATGCAGAAAACACACGCAACACTTACCGAAGATTTTACAACCGGTTGATCACCTTTGCTGACAGCATAGGCGAAACAGTGTATTCAGAAGATCTGGGCAACAAATATTTAAGAATGCACCATCACTTTGACCTGGACATCTACACAAACTCTTCCCACCGCACTTTTAGGGGTCAAGCCCGTTGCATCCGAGTATTGGGAGATTATCAACTGCATGGCGCCATTCTGCGACGTAGAACCACTAAAGCCCCTTATGAAAGGACACCTCAGTTTGCAGAGGCACTGAAGAGTTACCAAAAAGAATGTGTGTGCCAAAATTATTCTGAACAGGGAATGCGCACACGGATCTATCGAGCACAGTTATTCATTGACTATCTGGATGATTGCGGGATGACATCTCTGTCATTACTGACTGCCCAACATTTATCAGATTACACCAGAACCATTGCCGGCTATCACAAAAAATCCATTTCCGCTATTTTGACAACGCTGAGATCGTTCTTAAGGTTTTTGTACTTGAACGGCTACCATGAAAAAGATTTATCTAGTGATGTACCCAAACTGAAACAGCCGCATTTTCCCAAAATTCCAAGCGCCTGGAAGCCTGAAGATGTCAAACGCGTTCTTGAGTCAGTCGACCGGGGCAATCCCAACGGCAAAAGAGATTATGCTATTTTGTTAATGGTGGCACGGCTGGGCATGCGGATCCAGGACATTAAAGAAATCAGGTTGACCAACTTGAATTGGGCAACCAGGAGTATTGAGATTGTTCAGCATAAAACAAAGCAGACAGTGAGTTATCCCATA belongs to Bacillota bacterium and includes:
- a CDS encoding ATP-binding protein; this translates as MWEAIDVENQLNELKLPIAADALKYKLDQAAKNNSTYLEFLGSLLDEEINARRERAFKTRSQLANLPFHKTLANFDFSFQPSINERQIRELANLNFLTEATNILLLGPPGVGNYAK
- a CDS encoding tyrosine-type recombinase/integrase, with amino-acid sequence MNPKVPIRKLVAEVLAELERLNYAENTRNTYRRFYNRLITFADSIGETVYSEDLGNKYLRMHHHFDLDIYTNSSHRTFRGQARCIRVLGDYQLHGAILRRRTTKAPYERTPQFAEALKSYQKECVCQNYSEQGMRTRIYRAQLFIDYLDDCGMTSLSLLTAQHLSDYTRTIAGYHKKSISAILTTLRSFLRFLYLNGYHEKDLSSDVPKLKQPHFPKIPSAWKPEDVKRVLESVDRGNPNGKRDYAILLMVARLGMRIQDIKEIRLTNLNWATRSIEIVQHKTKQTVSYPILDDIGWAIIDYLKNGRPKTESPHLFVRHHAPFETFGTHANLHNMITKYTRLAGIKLRTGASQGMHSLRHTLASVLLEQETPLPVISEILGHMSTMSTSVYLKIDLEGLRKCALDPDEVFHHENI